AATTATAGAAATATAGCTTTAGGACTTTTTATATTCTCAATAGGATTGTTTAAAAAAGTTGTAATTGCAGATACATTTGCTCCTTGGGCAACAGCTGGATTTGATACAGCAACAACACTAAATTTAATAGAAGCTTGGGCAACAAGTTTAAGTTATACTTTCCAATTGTACTTTGATTTTAGTGGATACTGTGATATGGCTATTGGAATTTCTTTAATGTTTAATATAAAACTTCCAATAAACTTTAATTCTCCATATAAAGCTTTAAATATTCAAGACTTCTGGAGAAGATGGCATATGACATTATCTAGATTCTTAAGAGATTATATCTATATTCCTCTAGGTGGAAATAGAAAAGGTGAATTTAGAACATATACAAACCTATTGGCAACATTTTTAATAGGTGGACTATGGCATGGAGCAGGATGGACATTTATAATCTGGGGAGCATTGCATGGTATAGCACTTGCAATTCATAGATTCTGGCAAAGCTTAGGATTTAAGATGAATAAAATCTTAGCTTGGTTTATTACATTTAACTTTATAAATATAACATGGATATTTTTTAGAGCAAAAGATTTTGATAGTGCGATGAAAGTATTGGGTAGTATGTTTAGCTTGGATAATGTTGTTTTGCCAGAGAAATATTTTAAATTCTTAGCTGAATATAATGATATTTATTTTAGGTTTGGTACAGTGTATGGTGATATATTAGGGAAAGACAATACAACTGTGTTTATTGTTGTTGGT
Above is a genomic segment from Aliarcobacter cryaerophilus containing:
- a CDS encoding MBOAT family O-acyltransferase: MLFNSYEFIFLFLPITFILYFYLLSQRLILGAKIFLVIASLFFYGYWNFSYVPLILLSIFVNYSVGLSLVNHEKIKLSSKTILIFGILFNVGLLGYFKYTDFLLENFNGIFGSNIPLPHIILPLGISFFTFTQIAFLVDAYRREAKEYSLVNYMLFVTYFPHLLAGPILHHKEMMPQFASKYNWVKNYRNIALGLFIFSIGLFKKVVIADTFAPWATAGFDTATTLNLIEAWATSLSYTFQLYFDFSGYCDMAIGISLMFNIKLPINFNSPYKALNIQDFWRRWHMTLSRFLRDYIYIPLGGNRKGEFRTYTNLLATFLIGGLWHGAGWTFIIWGALHGIALAIHRFWQSLGFKMNKILAWFITFNFINITWIFFRAKDFDSAMKVLGSMFSLDNVVLPEKYFKFLAEYNDIYFRFGTVYGDILGKDNTTVFIVVGFTLVLAFKNSMEFKSIFYRKSYILAILSIISTYYCLSNMSKYTEFLYFNF